In Acidobacteriota bacterium, the genomic stretch CAGCCGAGGGCGCGCACCAGGCGGAGAAGGGTCGACGTCAGCGCGAAGCAGGTGCCGCCGGCCCCCCAGGCCCGGTGGTCGGCCAGCACCTCCGCAGGCGAGCGCCGCGCCTCTTCAGGAGTCCCGCATGCGGCGTGCTTGAGGATCTTGGTGATGTTTTCATAGGGGAGCCGGGCAAAGGCGGCGGTCGTCTCCCCCAGGACCCGCCGCGGCCGCCCGTCCCCCGCTATGCCGAAATGCCGCAGAAACTCCTTCAGAACATCCATACCGCTATTGTATCAGCCCGAATGCCGGCCGCCACGGAAATGCCTGAAGGTTTCATTCCCGGAGTTTACGCGTTTCCCCGCCGGTGGTATTATGCCCGATTCCGGGATAGGCGGCGCCGGTCGCGCCGGACGGGAAAACTGACAGTGGGAGTCCCTGATGAGCAATGACCGCATTGTGATTATCGGAGCCGGCATGGCGGGTGCCGCGACCGCCTACTTCCTGGCCCGGAGGGGCCGGCGCCACATCCGCCTGCTCGAGAAGGAGAAGATCGCCGGGACCCAGTCGACCGGCCGCAACGCCGCCATCCTGCGCACGATGATCCCCGCACCGCTGCTGAACCGGATCGCCTGCACCTCCGCTCGGTTTTACCTCGACCCGCCTGCGGGCTTTTCTACCGAACCGCTGGTCGAAAAGGTGGGGGTCTACCTGGCCGCCGGCCCGAACCACGCGGCGACGCTCCGGTCGTGGTGCGAAGCGAATCCCGAAAACGGGCAGGCGCCGGTCGACCCCTCCGTGATGTACGGCCGGATCCCCATCCTGGCACCGGGGCTCACGCACGTGACCCACAAGGCCGACGACGGGGTGCTCGACGTGCACGCCATCCTGCAGGGCTTCCTCCGCGGCGCCTCCCGCAACGGGGCCGAACTCCTCCTGGGGCGTGAATTCCTGGGCCTGCGGGTGGCGGACGGCCGGCTCGCGGGAGTGGAAACCAGCGAGGGATTCCTCGAGGCGGACAAGGTCGTGGTCGCCAACGGCGGGTGGGCGGCGGCCGCGGACACCTTCGGCCCCTATGCGCTTCCGTTCGCCCCCTACCGCCGGCACCTGATGGTGACCTCGCCCCTCCCGGAGGTCGATCCCCACTGGCCCGTCGTCTGGATCGTGGGGGAGGAGTTCTATTTCCGGCCGGAAAGCGGCGGGCTCCTTCTGTGCGGGTGCGACGCGGTGAAGGTGGCGCCCGAACAGGGGGAGGTCAGCGATCCCGCCGAACTGGAAAAGACCGCGGTCAAGGCCGCCCGCTGGCTCCCGGGGCTGGCGGACGCCCGGATCGCCCGCTCCTGGGCGGGAATGCGTACCTTCGTGCCTGACGACCTCTTCGTCATCGGCGCCGATCCGCGCCTCGAGGGGCTCTTCTGGGTCGCCGGGCTCGGCGGGCACGGCATCACCTGCGCCCCCGTCATCGGCCGCCTGGCGGCGGAATGGATCGCCGAGGGGGGGAGCGCCCACCCGGCCGCGCCGGCGCTGGCTCCCGCGAGGCTGCTCGGCTGACGATTTGCGATTGACGAATGCGCCGGACGGGTTAGGATAACGGAAAAAAGAGCACGGCGAAACGCCTCATCGCGGAGAGCGGATGCCCGACATCAGCGGGAAGGTTCTCATCATCGGCGCCGCGGGCGCCGCCTCGACCCTCTGCCGCAGGGCGCTCGAGGCCGCCGGGTACCGGGCCGTGGCCGCCGAAGACCCGGCCCGCGCCCTGGACCGCCTGCGCCGGGAATCGTTCGACGCCGCCCTGCTCGGGCTGAGACTCCCGGGCCCCGCGGGGCTCGAAACGCTCGCGAACCTGCGCACGGAATCGCCCCGCCTCCCCGTCATCGTCCTCGCCGGGCAGCCGTCCTTCCCCGCGGCGGTCGCGGCCATCAAGGCGGGGGCCTTCGATTACCTTCCGGAACCCCTGGACCCCGAGACGGTGACGGCGGCGGTGGACCGGGCGGTCCGCTCCTCCCGCCGGGCCCTGGAAGACGCCTGCATCGGCCGGGAACTCGAGCGCGAACCGCCCCTGCCCGCCCTGATCGCGCGTTCCCCGGCCATGGCCCCCGTCATCCGCCTCATCCAGAAGGCGGCGGCGGGAGACGCCGCGGTGCTGATCACGGGGGAGCCGGGAGTCGGCAAGGAGGTGGTCGCCCGGACCATCCACCGCATGAGCCGCCGCTCCAGCCGCCGCTTCGTCAAGGTCGATTGCGCCGCACCCGCGGAAGGCGTCTTCGAAAGCGGAGTGTTCGGCGCCGGAACCCTTTCCACCGCGCGGG encodes the following:
- a CDS encoding sigma-54-dependent Fis family transcriptional regulator translates to MPDISGKVLIIGAAGAASTLCRRALEAAGYRAVAAEDPARALDRLRRESFDAALLGLRLPGPAGLETLANLRTESPRLPVIVLAGQPSFPAAVAAIKAGAFDYLPEPLDPETVTAAVDRAVRSSRRALEDACIGRELEREPPLPALIARSPAMAPVIRLIQKAAAGDAAVLITGEPGVGKEVVARTIHRMSRRSSRRFVKVDCAAPAEGVFESGVFGAGTLSTARERGPGRVELAEGGTLFLGGITGLGLALQRNLLRFIMEGERAGAGSVGRADVRLIASARGDLQPAVRKGTFLGELHERLRGVHIAVPPLRDRPADIPALADYVLRTRSGEKGRGPRALSSAALDLLARRAWPGNVRELIRLLEHALEASPAATLQPADIPPETPEPGAPEGRLARVERGEILAALDRFGGNRTRAAGYLGIHRKTLREKMGKYRIPCPEK
- a CDS encoding FAD-binding oxidoreductase encodes the protein MAGAATAYFLARRGRRHIRLLEKEKIAGTQSTGRNAAILRTMIPAPLLNRIACTSARFYLDPPAGFSTEPLVEKVGVYLAAGPNHAATLRSWCEANPENGQAPVDPSVMYGRIPILAPGLTHVTHKADDGVLDVHAILQGFLRGASRNGAELLLGREFLGLRVADGRLAGVETSEGFLEADKVVVANGGWAAAADTFGPYALPFAPYRRHLMVTSPLPEVDPHWPVVWIVGEEFYFRPESGGLLLCGCDAVKVAPEQGEVSDPAELEKTAVKAARWLPGLADARIARSWAGMRTFVPDDLFVIGADPRLEGLFWVAGLGGHGITCAPVIGRLAAEWIAEGGSAHPAAPALAPARLLG